AGCTCGCCCATTTTCGCCTAGTACCCTAAGAGTATAATAAACaccagtaccgttgccaacgcaagcacgttgcatgAAGTCATTAAGCCAGGTttgcagatatttccgacgggttataCCTACCCCCAAATACATATAATCGCTTACGACGAGGCATCGTATCGGAAGTCGGAACACAATCGCTTGGCGGCGTTACTTTTTGCCAATATAGTGTGGTAACTGTCGCCCAACAAGAACGATGCCAAATCAACCCATCTGGAAATCAATCCTACTTGCCTAACAACTAGGACAGAGTGCACCACTGTGCCAGAGAGGTCGTCTAAACTAACTAAGTATAACATTTACGCAATTTAACTTTCTCCAACCAATTAAACTTTACCTGTTCGTTCGGATATGAAGGGCGGTTTTGATAGTTAACGGGATATCCATTGTTGTtccaattattgttattatccaAATTACTTCCTGCTCTCGGATATTGAGGATAGTTTTGCTAAAATCAATGACACAATTATTTAAGCTCAGGCCTCAGCGCACACTACCCGAGGTCGGAACTAAATTACCTATATAAGTAAAACTGTGAATTACTTACTCTTTCGATTATTGCATATCCCGTGGAAATTTCGTAACATCCGGTCTTAGTCCGTCTACATTATTTAgagaacctctgtgcaaaattttagctttctagATCAAGGGGTTAAGATGaacgttgatgagtcagtcagtgggtcaggatttttctttttatattattacctactagcttatgcccgcgacttcgtccgcgtggaattaggttttcaaaaatctcgagggaactctttgattttctgggatcaaaagtagcatatgtcactcttcaggtgtttatctatacccatgcaaaaaatcgcgtcaatccgttgcaccgttgcgaggtgattgaaggacaaaccaacgaaccaacaacccaacaaaccaataaaccaacaaataaacacactttcgcatttataataaggagtTATTGGTTAATGTTGGGGCATCCGTGTGTGATTTTCGcaatccgtccgtccgtctgtgagCGGATCTGTATCTTAgtggtagagagttaaaattttcagtgTGCATTTATTACCGCCacataaattaacaaaatattaaattaaatagttcataatcttgtacgatggtacggaactcttcgtgtgcaagtccgactcaccCTTGACGAAATGTGTCTCCGAACTAACCCTCTGCACGGCTTAGGCAATTTTTTTGAATTGACTATGTCTATGCAAGACGTGATCCAGACTACTTTATtcataaaagataaacaaaagcTCCTAAGGGATTTTTGACCCTTTTTATTTAAgggtttttataaaacctagtCAAGCGAACTTGATGTTGCATTCATTGTCAAATTCACATTAACTGTACTTACCTGcttaaataattcaaaaaatatatccATGTGGCGAACTATAAAACATGATAAAAAACTTGATTGGGCATCGATCGAGCAAAGTGAGATTGATTGCAGAAGCCCCAATATCATTCTACCTActgatattttaaaatcattatgagacttttagtttttaaacatatttttccTATATTCGCTTAAAGGTATAGATGGATTACCGGTTCCTGGCACGTTCACAGTACTCACACAAACGCAATTTTACTACACATCATGTTCAAAAAAATCGATGAAATAGCAAAATACCTACATTAGGTTACTATTTCTCGAGATTATACCAACTCGAAGTTTTGCAAGATTTTTTCAGAAAACTGACTTTTTTCTAActtcaaaataaacaatttgGTAAATTGGCGGGTGggtttgaaaaacaaaaatcacgCTGTATTTCATAAGTCAAAACAATATTTTCTCTCTCATGCTCATAAGCTACCTGCATGCGACAGCGATAGAGAGACTTCTTCATGACACTTGCACTTATTCATAGATTTTACACAAGCGTAGTATGTGATTGTGAATGTGTTGTACGCGCCTTctcaaaaaaaatacctatacatacctaattattatttatgtgctAATATTACCTGAGGAGTGTTGGGATTTACGGGATAATTGCCtccatttaaattattattcccGGGATAttgctgattattattattaccctgtaaatatacctacattattctTCCACCGAAAAATTACATGCTTTTTTGctggttttaatattttacacaaatattacttcgtaatattataaaggtaggTATTAATATCCTACTTCATACCTGAGGGATGATTGGATTTACGGGATAGTTGCCTCCGTTTAAATTGTTAAAATCATTCCCGGGATATTGCTGGTTATTATTACCCTGTAAAGTTTATTAGTTTATAAgtttaagtgtttttgttttatttcggctttttattattttaaaatatgcaggaataatttttataactttttataatttttaacttcATACCTGAGGGATATTTGGATTTACGAGATAGGTGCCTCCATTCAAGTCGTTAAAACCATTTCCGGGATTGTTACCCtgtaaataatgtaggtacttaattcacaaaaatatttatgtagaCGGTAGACTGTATTTACCTACTTTCtgctttttaaaaaacttaggtacctacacacattAAAATCATAATCATATCCAACTTTATACCTGGGGAGTATTAGAATTTACTGGATAGTTGCCTTCATTTCCAGGATATTGCTAAAAGAAGGCgcacgtcttaaccattaggctatcaccgctttttaccTATCCTTCATCTTATTTCTTACCTGGGGGATATTAGGATTTACTGGATAGTTGCctccattaaaattattaaaatcattcCCAGGATATCGCAGATTGTTACCCTGAAAATAAACCAAGCAAATGACTCCGTACTTCTACTTTTTAAAGACTTTGAATAAACATACTTTACTTACCTGGTGGGGAGGATTAGGGTTTACAGGATAGTTGCCCCCATTGAAATTGTTAAAATCATTTCCGGGATGTTGATGATTGCTACCCTGAAAAATAATACattaagtcatcatcattaaccgatagacgtccacagctggacaaaggtcacttgtagggactgccacacgccacggtcttgcgccgccgcctgaatccagcggctccctgcgagtcgtctgatgtcgccgtccacctagtggggggtcttccaacgctgcgtcttccggtgcgaggtcgccattccagcactttgggaccccaacgtctcggtcggttttacgaactatgtgccctgcccattgccacttcagctttgcaacccgttgagctatgtcggttaatcTAGTTCTCCTaaggatctcttcatttctgatttgatcacgtagagaaactccaagcatagctctctccatcgcccgctgagtgactctgagctttcttatgaggtccatagttagcgaccatacattaagtacatattaataaaatttgacTTTTAAACGAtaatcgtacctacctactcgtaactTCCTAGTCAGTTTTGCTCGTCTTTTTGGTAAAGAAAGATCTTTTAAAATACCGTAACACCAACATTATATTCTTGgtataattatgtaagtatagtttttttttttttttcttttttttttttttaaagaatattagccatgttaaatgactaatattcccctttcctctccaattaagcgtcaggcttgtgctaggagtaggtacgacaatagtgcaacggacggggtttgaaccgtcgtcgtcgacctttcggttttcagtccactcctataccggttgagctattgaggtttttgatagtattttattactaaaccAGCTTAGGTTAATATGCTTTCACATTTCACATTtgtaaatttcaaaccgctatttatCCCTAACGAGCGACCACGCACTCATatgatccgaatccgtgaaaatacggatataaaaaatatctacgtcatttgtgtcataagctaccatacaaatagttctatgactacttcggaacgtattttctaggactcggatcggatgagtgcatacCCGccataagggttgaatttttcaaaaatcttgcgGAAaaaagcggatgcctacgtcataataactatctgttACTGTGTGCCAaatagcccgatccgtgcagtgatttgaactgtgcgttgataaatcagtcagtcagtcacctttccttttataagtatattactTAGATAAAGGTTTTTCGTGAATGATTTTTAAACCGTTTACGTATATTACGAGGCATTTAATTTTTCAGTAGGTAACCTAacacaattttttatatattttttgttttcaaatacTAAGTAGGAAAAACTTTCAATTAATATTTGAGGTGTGTAAGTATCTACAGTCAACAAACTCAGCAAatcctacctaggtacctatacctatactcATAAATCATCCTTAATTATCTAATTGAGTGCTAGCGCCTAAAGAGGAGCAACCGCTACAAAACAATATCCTACACCTAATTTGCTAAAAGTCCTCGGACTGATCGCaaatcataatttaaaaaatctaatggtcaaatgaaatatttacctacctgaACATTTTGACCGGGATAATTTTGTGGGCTATCAGGATAACGAATTGCCGCGTCCCAGTTTCCATTGTTCCAATTATTTTCTTGAGGATTGCCTATCTGAAACATTTTACAAGCAAATTAATGCTCgtactaagtacttatattttcAGAAACTCAAAATTAGAATTCGTCACACTGTATTCAAAATTCGAATACTTACtttcagtaagtcagtcagtcagtcagtgacatacgggtgtgcggggcgtaccccggCTCAtaccccattgccatctcgagctatctataataaattatcgaagaaaataaatacttacttgaTTACCGTTGTTAGGATAATTCTGAAAATTACCAGGACTTAGTCCGCCAATATTGAAATTCGGGAAAAAACTGTGTATGTTCATAATACCGTCAATATCTAAAAATCTATTTACTAACGAAGGCGACGGTGTGGTCGTACTATTTGCCGTCGCATCTGTGGTGGTATTGGTCGCTTTATCTGAATCTTTATCGACAGTTTTCGTATCATACtgattcaaattaaaaaaaactgtaacaGTAGTTTTGTAATTAGGTGAGTAATCCAGTACAAAAAAAGCAAGGCCAAGTGGTTAAAATATCGCTCGGCCTCCTATTTTCGATTATATTATTTCGAGTtcaggattcgatcccgggaaccAACCCTTAATTTTTGTGGTACCCCACGTAGCGTTTGAAGCGATtcacttgcttcaacgatgagtaaaaaaaagtgaaaacctagcatgcctgagagttcgccgaaatattctcaaagatgtgtgaagtctgccagtctgcactgggccagcgtggtgaactatgtgCCTAAACCTTACTTATACgagcattctgagaggagacccattcgCAGTAGGTATCTAGTggaataatgatgatgatgaatgaattgAAATATCGGGAATTATAAAACTGTTTGATCGAatcgcatttttttaaatttaaatattttcactaggtacttattattagaTATAACTCACCTATTGCTACGCACAGAACAGTTGCTGAATTTATAGAAAACATTTTCGTCACAAAACTAAGAGACTACACTACCCACTACAATACGGTCATAATCTATTATGCCtgcattaaattaataaaaaaatggttttgtCACTATTATTGGTAGGTAGATATCATAATATCCCTAATGGGTTTTTAACTACTTCGTAAAACATTAGGTAGATGGGAAATTGTTATTCTTTCTAAGAACATTATCAATCAATTCATTAAAAGAATTTGGGGAAATTCAGACCGGTGACCCCAGCCTATAGAAGCGGAAAACTGGAAATGGTAGGTTTAtctaattatgtacctactgtacaaatcatgaccgcgtgaaATGGTGGTAAGAATGTTAGAAAACTTATATTAAGTACGCGCATTTCCGCGCCGGACCGACAgactgatcctttgcgcaaaaaacgagccagcccttctgtcatcgGATGAGGATATTAACCGCGGTGAAAATACATATGTACCGTTAAATTTTATTAGGACTAAGACTCCATGGTCCCAGGGCCTTACGCCGCTTACAggtttcagccatttctgctgtGGCTAATGGcacccggtcttgatgctgtctccctgatatgacacgggacccaatgtgtcaacgcacgttgcATCCCACATTAGTACCTGTCCCTGTTCCGAGGATACTAGCGTCAATcccaggtctcttgccatcatcccgattTCCGACTAATCCTTGCCGGCTCGGCTTCAGCGATTTGATGTACTTATTGAAGTTGGTTTTAAGTTTTTCTCTcaagtctgtctgtttgaacggggtAATCTTCAGAAGACAATTAGAGGATTATCCCCTTGGTCAATCCTCTAATACAATGGTGCTCCATAAACATTTTAGCACCgttgagtcggtgccattttgtttgttcacaagtttacaaaatctattaaaaatatgctcctgaaaaaagcatattacacaattgaagattatctaaatgataaaagagcgtggatttgacctgcagctcgttccagcaacgcacaagactgcaaatactattttatatatggcataatcttgtacctatatcaaatatttgaaaagagcaaccgccgagtttcttgctggttcttctcggtaggaaaggcattccgaaccagtggtagatgcatccgaccattcgaaagtacttgtaaaagtttatttgaataaaaaaaaatatttatttattatttatttatttatgttcaaTGATCCGGGTCTATACAAATCAAATTCCCAGTATATAGGTACGTATAGTCTATGCATAcgaataataggtataatataagttATATGTACAgacccttggatgaatgattaggTACCGACCAATTTCCTTGTGCCTCCTTCAAACTACTTGACAATGGCAAAATCATGTCAAAAAGCATTGTGCTGTCTGTCTGGCAATGGTCTGGCACTATAGAAAGCCACCGCCACCAAACAAGAGAAGAAGAATCGACCAGTGTTGCCAGTGGCAGATGGCAAATGTAACATGAGACAGCTCAAAAAGTAACATTTTCACGTGAAAAGTAAcatttttgataatataattacgtataaatctgtaggtacctactaatattatgaatgcgaaagcgtgtctgtctatctacatTATTACCTTACCTTTTAACGGTCTATCTTTTTAACCAGGTACTAACTATACAGAgaaacttgcatcccggaaacaggcttagactttttatcccgtaaaatcaaagagttcctaccgGACTtgtgaaaacctaaataaatgCGGGCAAAGTTGTGGGCGCGGCATCAATAACTAATACTGAACaaaacgcgagcgaagcgagcgcaaaaatTTTGGTATATTAACGAACAAAtctgtaggtatctacctactaataagGTAGTCTACTACCTAATAAGAAAGGGGAGGCCAAACTGCATCTCCAAGCCTCAGTAATTCAGAATTCCTGCGGCTGATTACTAAAGCCAACccacattaaattaaaacccaTGACTTCATTAAAAACCTAACACATAAGTGATTTTTATGCTTTTTTATGCCATCAGTCAAAGAGCGTTTTTCCGTCAGTCATACGTCAGTCCAACAAAAACAAGTACGCCAACACGACgaacgaaaacttttttggatGCGTTCcgttttacaatttatttatttatattacctaATTATATTTTGGTTTCTGGAAAAAATTTGATCTTTTTTATAAAGTCCTAAAAGTAACGTAAAAGTAACATTTTGAGTCGTGTAAGATGGAGGTAACATGAGAAGGTCAAAAGTAACGTAAAATGTTACAAAAGTAACAGTCTGGCAACGCTGAGAatcgtacagtgcgacaaggctatcttggcgcgtggcaaaaatcgcaACTAGCCAAACCATAGCCAAACACCgtgtgtaaaaagtactctgtggtgtttACCGATGCTTGCTGAAGTTGATTGCCGAAAGCATTGACAGATATGtacagatttgcaactagcgtggccccctcagtccctctcgctcaagcagattttcttacttgtgaaatgtcattccttctacacttcacattgtttgtcaaatactcacgtacaaatacattttgacaaacaaaaaaagtggccacggtgataaggacaaaacataatcattttgtcacgttctaacaagagcttaattgtatttagctatctcaccctaacagtaagtgtcacaatagggctacttctaacagtccttattctgaggctGCAAGTGTCTGGTGACACCATTAAAATCAGTCAAAATCATAGAGTAGACTATGAAGTAACGTAGTATGAAGTAAAGTAGGGTAGTTAACGAAGTAACAACATAACAAGAACTCATCAGTAACTTAGTAACTCCAatatgtcaaagtcaaatgtgtcaaataatttgattttactGTGCTGCCACTTTAGGATAAAACTAAGCAGGTTAATTTTTGGGGTAAATAATGCCAAAATATATCTTTTGGTGTGAAATTAAAAGATTACTTAGGTactgcataaaaattaaaatgcacttGATATGTATAATTGACTTTATTCAACTAAAAAAGATATGGTATATAGACGTACAGACAGATATCAATATAATGACAATCTCTGCACCAGTCTATATAAGcggatttaatttattattataaccacTAAAGATTAGggaatattttctttaaatctTGAAatcaaatgtaaaaatataataatttaataataatttaataaattattgtaaacaaCCTTGGGGTAAAATGAAATTAAGACTGATAACACTGTTTTGACAGAAGTGATATTAGTCGCAAAAGCAAATTGCAAAACTCCATGATCCATCGGAAATCGGAATATTCTTGAACACTTGAAGTTAATAATTTCTGTTGTTGAAAAAGGTAATTTAAAATCTTTTC
The nucleotide sequence above comes from Maniola hyperantus chromosome 8, iAphHyp1.2, whole genome shotgun sequence. Encoded proteins:
- the LOC117984777 gene encoding GATA zinc finger domain-containing protein 14-like, translating into MFSINSATVLCVAIVFFNLNQYDTKTVDKDSDKATNTTTDATANSTTTPSPSLVNRFLDIDGIMNIHSFFPNFNIGGLSPGNFQNYPNNGNQIGNPQENNWNNGNWDAAIRYPDSPQNYPGQNVQGSNHQHPGNDFNNFNGGNYPVNPNPPHQGNNLRYPGNDFNNFNGGNYPVNPNIPQGNNPGNGFNDLNGGTYLVNPNIPQGNNNQQYPGNDFNNLNGGNYPVNPIIPQGNNNNQQYPGNNNLNGGNYPVNPNTPQQNYPQYPRAGSNLDNNNNWNNNGYPVNYQNRPSYPNEQDQYPGSGNGLNNINGLQNNQNPNRIMFPNNQVPIQGIPQGQTPGLSQGQPQEPQGTFQNGNPGLHNGGSFNPQDSNGLNNLPNGNLPLLQYPLTNVPDITTEKVAILGLPVTISNETTQKPLVNASTSSAMKQCVQDCPSTSEYNPVCGSNNITYFNEGKIKCARRCGIDIPTQRNGACTTDSTPGIFG